One Setaria viridis chromosome 5, Setaria_viridis_v4.0, whole genome shotgun sequence genomic region harbors:
- the LOC117855388 gene encoding laccase-6: MHFRIMPGSWLILVLAVSSAAVLAHAATVEHTFNVATLCWPRISQPGDVSITAVDGVPGPVIEAYEGDTVVVHVINDSPHNVTIHWHGVIQRGTPWADGPEMVTQCPIRPGTRYTYRFNVSGQEGTLWWHAHASFLRATVHGALIIRPRAGAGAYPFPTPDGEAVVLLGEWWNDENAISSNVIADAYTINGKPGDLYAGETTANRSAKFEVTRNSTYLLRIINAALNTAFFFKVAGHTFTVVAADASYTTSYETDVIVIAPGQTVDALMAADASPGCYYMAISSYQSAFPPPPGGFNGNVTTSLVEYAGAAAPGGGQQAPALPDTPEPTDTDTANRFYTGLTALVRPGMPRVPLTVDTRMFVTVGLGLRYPPCEPTQTTPCQPIPVATMNNQSFVLPSAMSMLDARYRNTPDGVYTRDFPDRPPVEFDYTNRTEMVVGGSAAALLFPGMPATKVRKLEYNATVEMVLQNTALVGRESHPMHLHGFDFFVLAQGFGNYDDATGSQQFNLRNPQERNTIAVPTGGWAVIRFVADNPGMWFMHCHIDSHLSIGLGMVFEVEDGPTPDTKLPPPPADLPQC; this comes from the exons ATGCACTTCCGTATCATGCCGGGTTCCTGGCTGATCCTAGTTTTGGCTGTGTCCTCTGCTGCAGTCCTTGCTCATGCTGCTACTGTGGAGCATACCTTCAAT GTCGCGACATTATGCTGGCCGCGCATCAGCCAGCCGGGGGACGTGAGCATCACCGCCGTGGATGGAGTACCCGGTCCCGTGATCGAAGCCTACGAAGGCGACACCGTGGTGGTCCACGTCATCAACGACTCTCCACACAACGTGACAATCCACTG GCACGGCGTGATCCAGCGGGGCACGCCGTGGGCGGACGGCCCGGAGATGGTGACGCAGTGCCCGATCCGGCCGGGCACCCGCTACACGTACAGGTTCAACGTGTCCGGGCAGGAGGGCACGCTGTGGTGGCACGCGCACGCCTCCTTCCTCCGCGCCACCGTGCACGGCGCCCTCATCATCCGCCcgcgtgccggcgccggcgcgtacCCGTTCCCCACGCCCGACGGCGAGGCGGTCGTCCTGCTCGGAGAGTGGTGGAACGACGAGAATGCCATCAGCTCCAACGTGATCGCCGACGCGTACACCATCAACGGGAAACCCGGCGACCTCTACGCCGGCGAGACGACGGCGAACC GAAGCGCCAAGTTCGAGGTGACCCGCAACTCGACGTACCTGCTGCGGATCATCAACGCTGCACTCAACACGGCGTTCTTCTTCAAGGTGGCGGGGCACACGTTCACCGTCGTGGCGGCGGACGCGAGCTACACCACGTCGTACGAGACGGACGTGATCGTCATCGCGCCGGGGCAGACCGTCGACGCGCTCATGGCGGCCGACGCCTCCCCGGGCTGCTACTACATGGCGATCTCCTCGTACCAGAGCGCGTTCCCCCCGCCGCCGGGGGGTTTCAACGGCAACGTCACCACGTCCCTCGTCGAGTAcgccggagcggcggcgccgggcggcggccagCAGGCGCCGGCGCTGCCTGACACGCCGGAGCCGACGGACACGGACACGGCCAACCGGTTCTACACCGGCTTGACGGCGCTCGTCCGCCCAGGTATGCCGAGGGTGCCGCTCACCGTCGACACCCGCATGTTCGTCACCGTCGGGCTCGGGCTCCGCTACCCGCCGTGCGAGCCCACGCAGACGACGCCGTGCCAGCCGATCCCCGTGGCTACCATGAACAACCAATCCTTTGTTCTCCCAAGCGCCATGTCGATGCTGGACGCGCGGTACCGGAACACGCCGGACGGCGTGTACACCCGCGACTTCCCCGACCGGCCGCCCGTGGAGTTCGACTACACGAACAGGACGGAGATGGTGGTGGGCGGGTCCGCCGCGGCGCTACTGTTCCCGGGGATGCCGGCGACGAAGGTCAGGAAGCTGGAGTACAACGCGACGGTGGAGATGGTGCTGCAGAACACGGCGCTGGTGGGGCGCGAGAGCCACCCGATGCACCTGCACGGCTTCGACTTCTTCGTGCTGGCGCAGGGGTTCGGCAACTACGACGACGCCACGGGCTCGCAGCAGTTCAACCTCCGCAACCCGCAGGAGCGGAACACCATCGCGGTGCCCACCGGCGGGTGGGCCGTCATCCGCTTCGTCGCCGATAACCCAG GAATGTGGTTCATGCACTGCCACATCGACTCCCACCTCTCGATCGGCCTCGGGATGGTGTTCGAGGTGGAGGACGGGCCGACTCCGGACACgaagttgccgccgccgccggcggaccTGCCGCAGTGCTGA